Proteins from a single region of Larus michahellis chromosome 13, bLarMic1.1, whole genome shotgun sequence:
- the LOC141750591 gene encoding disintegrin and metalloproteinase domain-containing protein 21-like yields the protein MSPCPCFPLVPPAWEAVTLGPSWTQPRCTLTGRGVLLLALGLSFLLWGVLLPCTDCSPQHSRGYTAYEIVVPRKLGPRAGKASQKLVSYIISIQGLNYTIHLRQKDFIIKKFPILTRDSQGEIVVEQPRVPTDCYYHGYVEGVPDSAVSLTTCSGLRGLLQIGNSSYSIEPLAGSTMAEHLLLLREEVVPGTVMYKMPKKGKQFPGPGTATGPFQPRRHTRYLELLVVVDKEGFDAFGRSITNVTLEVTEIINLVDGLFHSFHLRVVVTALEVWAEKNPISVTANITEVLHNFNLWRKQQSLTHDVGCLFASMVFDDGKRASHVDGKSNFASACDRQRASAVVSFAKEPYMDTAVHVARALGYVLGMEHNDRDCRCGNTSKCIMSPNGTVNYQFSNCSKKHYFDFIASGQGSCLNNIPESVMTLALQRCGNGILEAGEECDCGSEVQCKLDLCCDDTCHKKKGAICTSGGCCKNCKPLPEGHVCRESAGPCDLPEYCNGISEHCPVDVAKQDGTVCAEDGYCYSGKCQSRTLQCMSIFGKEAKPAPLTCFQEVNTKGDRFGNCRGDGLDVGFQKCKVEDVLCGRVQCVNVRRLPKLEDHTTIIQTLLGDTWCWGTDYHLGVDVLDVGAIKDGTQCGEKKICVNRTCVPEEKYLTSRCSAKRTCRGKGVCNTRGNCHCDNGWAPPYCEFTGFGGSVDSGPALVTTKGLFSFIIEIIVIMVLVGLATGHVRKLRVSQGLNRLVRCFRARDQAPEEDAKDQTEEDSSKPAEGKNPPE from the coding sequence ATGTCTCCTTGCCCGtgttttcctcttgttcctcCAGCCTGGGAGGCAGTGACCCTGGGTCCAAGCTGGACACAGCCAAGGTGCACCCTGACGGGCCGTGGGGTTCTCCTCCTCGCCCTGGGACTCTCTTTCCTGCTGTGGGGAGTCCTGCTGCCTTGCAcagactgcagcccccagcactctCGGGGCTACACAGCGTACGAGATAGTTGTTCCAAGGAAACTTGGCCCCAGGGCAGGGAAAGCCAGCCAGAAGTTAGTGTCCTACATCATCAGCATTCAGGGGTTGAATTACACGATTCACCTCAGGCAGAAAgacttcataataaaaaaattccctATACTTACTCGTGACTCCCAAGGAGAAATCGTGGTCGAACAGCCCCGTGTGCCAACAGATTGCTATTACCACGGCTACGTGGAAGGCGTCCCAGACTCCGCGGTGTCTCTGACTACCTGCTCTGGGCTCAGAGGACTGCTGCAGATTGGAAACTCAAGCTACAGCATCGAGCCCCTGGCGGGTTCCACCATGGCTGAGCATCTTCTGTTgctgagggaggaggtggttcctgGAACAGTGATGTACAAAATGCCCAAGAAAGGCAAACAATTTCCAGGTCCTGGTACAGCGACAGGACCGTTCCAGCCCCGGAGGCACACGCGGTATTTGGAGCTCCTCGTCGTGGTGGACAAAGAAGGTTTTGATGCCTTTGGCAGAAGTATAACTAATGTGACACTGGAAGTTACTGAAATAATCAATCTGGTGGATGGACTGTTCCATTCTTTCCACCTTCGTGTTGTGGTAACTGCACTAGAGGTCTGGGCGGAGAAGAACCCTATCAGTGTTACTGCAAACATAACCGAGGTCCTTCATAATTTCAATCTTTGGCGGAAGCAGCAAAGCCTTACGCATGATGTGGGGTGTCTGTTTGCCTCGATGGTCTTTGACGACGGTAAGAGAGCATCGCATGTGGATGGCAAATCCAACTTCGCCAGTGCCTGTGATAGACAACGCGCCTCTGCTGTTGTATCGTTTGCAAAAGAGCCTTACATGGACACGGCTGTCCACGTCGCTCGTGCGTTAGGGTATGTCCTTGGTATGGAGCACAATGACAGAGACTGCAGATGTGGAAACACATCGAAATGCATCATGAGCCCAAATGGCACAGTCAACTATCAGTTCAGCAACTGCAGCAAAAAGCACTATTTTGATTTTATAGCTTCAGGGCAAGGATCCTGCCTTAATAACATCCCAGAATCGGTCATGACACTTGCACTGCAGCGCTGCGGGAATGGCATCCTGGAGGCTGGGGAAGAGTGCGACTGCGGCTCAGAAGTACAGTGTAAGTTGGACCTTTGTTGTGACGATACCTGTCACAAAAAAAAGGGAGCTATTTGCACTTCTGGTGGCTGCTGTAAGAACTGCAAGCCCCTTCCAGAAGGACACGTGTGTAGGGAGAGTGCTGGTCCGTGTGACTTGCCGGAGTATTGCAACGGGATATCTGAGCATTGCCCGGTGGATGTGGCCAAGCAAGATGGGACTGTGTGCGCTGAGGATGGGTACTGTTATTCAGGCAAATGCCAATCTCGCACATTACAGTGTATGAGCATCTTTGGCAAGGAAGCAAAGCCTGCTCCGCTAACGTGTTTCCAGGAGGTGAACACGAAAGGGGATCGGTTTGGCAATTGCAGGGGAGATGGGCTAGATGTCGGCTTTCAGAAATGTAAGGTAGAAGACGTCCTGTGTGGGAGGGTGCAGTGTGTGAATGTTAGACGTCTACCTAAGCTGGAAGATCACACAACCATCATTCAAACCCTGTTGGGCGATACCTGGTGCTGGGGCACAGACTACCATTTGGGTGTAGATGTTCTGGATGTTGGCGCCATTAAGGATGGCACGCAGTGCGGGGAGAAGAAGATCTGCGTTAATCGCACGTGTGTACCCGAGGAGAAGTACTTGACATCCCGCTGCTCTGCCAAGAGAACGTGCAGAGGAAAAGGTGTCTGCAACACTAGAGGAAACTGCCACTGTGACAACGGCTGGGCACCCCCCTACTGCGAATTTACTGGCTTTGGAGGAAGCGTTGACAGTGGGCCTGCCTTGGTCACTACAAAGGGGCTTTTTAGCTTCATCATTGAGATTATTGTAATAATGGTGCTCGTAGGACTTGCCACTGGGCACGTGAGAAAGCTCAGAGTAAGCCAAGGATTGAACAGACTCGTCAGATGCTTTCGGGCTAGAGACCAGGCTCCTGAGGAGGATGCGAAGGACCAGACAGAAGAAGACAGCTCAAAACCAGCTGAGGGTAAAAACCCGCCCGAGTAG